A genomic segment from Aegilops tauschii subsp. strangulata cultivar AL8/78 chromosome 1, Aet v6.0, whole genome shotgun sequence encodes:
- the LOC109736096 gene encoding amino acid permease 6-like, with protein MLALPWTVAQMGWVLDPIVLMGCTYVTYYTAVILSNCYPSPEPSMANGTKPVCKYFVHKSNETERSSLPREGRSVVLSNCRHYKGHDVNCCQDGRMYLVLFSLAKVVLSQLPGLEKVTSVSIVAAVKSFTYSFVMLFLSVTTCA; from the exons ATGCTGGCGCTGCCGTGGACCGTGGCACAGATGGGCTGGGTCCTCGACCCCATCGTCCTCATGGGTTGCACCTACGTGACATACTACACCGCCGTCATCCTCTCCAACTGCTACCCCTCGCCAGAGCCGTCCATGGCAAATGGAACTAAACCT GTATGTAAATATTTTGTTCACAAAAGTAATGAGACTGAAAGAAGTTCCTTGCCTCGAGAGGGTAGGTCTGTGGTGCTCAGCAACTGCCGCCATTACAAGGGCCATGACGTGAACTGCTGCCAGGATGGTAGGATGTACCTAGTGTTGTTCAGCCTCGCCAAGGTCGTCCTTTCGCAGTTGCCGGGCCTGGAGAAGGTCACCTCCGTCTCCATAGTAGCCGCCGTCAAGTCCTTCACCTACTCGTTCGTCATGCTCTTCCTGAGTGTCACGACCTGCGCATAA